In Xiphophorus hellerii strain 12219 chromosome 8, Xiphophorus_hellerii-4.1, whole genome shotgun sequence, the genomic window AAGACCATCATCGACCGGTCCAGTCAGTGCGGAGTGGAGAGCGTGATCCTGGGAATGCCTCACAGGTACAGACAGACACACCTGCTGTCCTCTAACGCTCACAAGGAGACTTTTTATTCTCTTGCTGTTCACCAAGCCACCAGTATTGGCTTGGTGAAGCCTGTAGAAGgaatttaatgcattttcatACACTCTCAAAAAAAAGTATGAACTTCTTCATGTTTTGTCATGAAACAACTGTCATGCATTATATGATGTGtgcataattttgaagtggaagaaaagtgattcataattttaaattttttctatttttacaagTACTGGGGAACCtctaaatacaaatttaattcGCTCCAAAAATCAGTTTGccccttaaaaaaaatccccatcCATGAAAATTACATTCATGTTCCcagattcttcacttaaatATCACTAGAGGCACCACATGACGCTTCTAAATGGTTTGTAGATGGTTTGTaaagcatgttttcttttattttttgtaatgttgcaaattcagcaaaaacatttttctacaaaGTACTGACACATGGTGACTGAATGCAAATGTGCTccacaatttaaatatttgtttagtgaaaaaatctttaaaagctATGTAGCATTATCCTTCCATGCCATCACTGTATGCCTTTTATATTGGTctttcaccaaaacaaaaagaaaaaagtaaataaaaaaaaacgaaagacactgaagtttgtagttgtaacatgacaaaatgtgaaatgtttcaaaagATCTGGATATTGTGCTGGGAGGCAAAAGTAAAGTATTctcattcatgtgttttttttcccatgattCTCTTCAGAGGGAGGCTGAACGTTCTGGCCAATGTCATCCGGAAAGACCTGGACCAGATCTTCTGTCAGTTCGATTCCAAGCTGGAGGCTGCTGATGAGGTTCGCACAACAAAACCACTCACAGACGTCTGTGCAAACGTTAATGAAACTGACTCCAACTAATTACATGCTTTTAATGTTTGCAGAGCAATATTTCGAAAAATTATTTCTTCTAGATATCACGgatttaacacaaaaaatgtgtcattatgGAATCATGGAAAATACCATTTTATACTTATTGTTCTGTTGCATCGAGGCCAGAAACATCAGGAATCTCTGGTTCTTCTGGTTTAGATTAAGACATCAACCCAGTTAACTTCCCCCATATTGTAGTACTTTCAAACCAActtgttattaaaataaacacacgTAACAGCGTCTTAGCACAAGGACAAATTTAATCAGAAGAAATGCTTCCTCCAAATTGGAAAACCAGACAAAGTCATCACTTAGACGTTTAGCTGACTTATGGATCACAGTGGCTTAAACACATGAGCTGTAACCGTTTACCGTCTGTGTTTAGGGCTCAGGAGATGTGAAATATCATTTAGGCATGTATCACAGGAGGATGAACCGAGTCAGTGACAGGTACATCACCCTGTCGCTCATGGCCAACCCGTCCCACCTGGAGGCCGTGGACCCAGTGGTGCAGGGGAAGACCAAAGCTGAGCAGTTTTACTCTGGAGACACCGAGGGGAAGAGGGTGAGAAAAGACAGTTTCATGAACTGTCTTTTTATGACAGTTCATGAAAAGAACTGTCTATAGGTTTTGAATTTGGAAACTGTTTCAGGTGATGTCTATTCTGCTCCACGGAGATGCTGCGTTCGCAGGCCAGGGCATTGTGTACGAGACGTTCCACCTTTCGGACCTGCCGTCCTACACCACCCACGGCACCATCCATGTGGTGGTGAACAACCAGGTATTCACTTGTGAACTCTGAAGGAGTTAAAGAAGGTCATTCACCAGAAGACATGCAGTGGAGAAATGAGGCCTCCAGCCTTTTATTCGGTTTAAGACGGACGGCTCAGTCTGATAAATCAAATGCCTTGAAATCCTCGTGTCCTCTGTTGCTtacctaaaaacagaaaatctgtggggCCTTTTGTAACTGTAACAACAGGGAGTGTAATTCAGAACTAGGTCTCATCCTGAGAAGTGCTGCTAGAACAGGAATACATGTTGTATTTGGTCGATGCAAACTCCTCTAAACAACCAAAGGTTTGACTTTACAGAGGAAACCGACCCGCTTAATCAtgacaagttttgtttttctgaggaagatttattaaaaagagCTTTTTAGAACCAAAAATCCTCAAAGTCTGCAGAACATCTTCACATTAAGTTAcatattattttagattaacaGACTGTAACACTGCaattaaagtaaattatttttgaagcaGGACAGATGTAACAGGGTGAACATggaattcaaaataaaaaaaaatattatttttcatatttttcatttggtCAAAGGAGCTTAGTGTTACTTGAGTAGTAGCATCTAAAATTATGCattactatgtttttttttctacaacagtaaaataatcttgtaggttcttcctgtttctctcctTAGCAACTgcaacttaacttttttttaatttttcattatatctattaaaacacagtaaaaatagtgacatatttttactttaaatacaCCACAATTTTGATTTCTATAATTATGCTGATTTTCTTATGGCCATGAATATGTTAGGTGCCCCCCTCCCCGAGGACTTGGTGCCTTATGCACTGTGCATGATGATTCTAATCTGACTGAAGAAATGTAATGAAGCTTAATTAAGCCAGTAACATAAAACCATATTAGTTTATGCTGAGCTGTCAACCAAGCAGAAGCATGAAAACACCTGACAGCCTTCTCTGCTTCCTGCAGATTGGATTCACCACAGACCCCAGGATGGCTCGCTCATCTCCGTACCCGACAGACGTGGCCCGAGTCGTGAACGCGCCGATCTTCCACGTCAATGCAGACGACCCGGAGGCCGTGATGTTTGTGTGCAACGTAGCGGCAGAGTGGAGGAACACATTCCATAAAGACGTCGTTGTAGATCTGGTAAATGTTTAAGCAAatgtctgcatttaaaaaaatgacatcccTTTTAAAGTTGTAGTTTGGAGGAAAAGGTTAGAAAAGCTATTAACAAAACTTTCAGAATCCGAAAGTTCAAGTCAGAAGTGTTGCATACGCCATGGCAGAAATGGTTTGTGTATCTGTCAAACTTATTGCTGTGAATATTAAAATGATAGATCCATAGATcattacacaaaaacacagaaatcatgAGAATTCACGGTCCTATATCAGGACAGGGTTGTTACCGactgtttctgctgcaggtttcttACAGACGTAACGGCCACAATGAGATGGACGAGCCGATGTTCACCCAGCCACTGATGTACAAGCAGATAAAGAAGCAGAAAGGAGTTTTGCAGACGTTTGTAGAGAAGCTCGTTGCTGAAGGAGTCGTCACAACACAACACTACGAGGTAACGCCACCAGCATGCCTGTACGCCGTATCACTTTGAGGATGTGATTTTTATCTATCCTAAACTTTAAAAAGACTGGAATTGAGTTTTTAGGTTTGAACTCCACATTTTCATTGATGAAACAGAAATGCAAACCTTTTTGACACTTAGGAGGAAGTAGCTCGATACGACAAAATCTGCGAGGACGCTTTTGCTCACTCCAAAGACGAGAAGATCCTCCACACCAAACACTGGCTGGACTCTCCCTGGCCAGGTAACTTGTTTCTAGGAATCATTTAAATGTTGATTTGTGTCATATTTTTTCACAGTAAAATGAATTGACCTATTTCAAATAGATTACATGTATATTTTGTGTTAATGTAGTCTGCTAATCCATCTGAACTGAgaaaattactttctttttgtcttttttcatatttaatgatcGCTGAAACTTGCATGCTATGTGAGTGTCTTCAAGTAGTCAgataattaaatgttaaaatgatcagaaaccAAGTCGGACTCCACTGCTGTTGGAATCACCTCAAGCTTTCGGCATGCTGTGGTGAGTGGATCTTCCTCAGCGTAGACAGAGTGTCTGCGTAGTGTAGCATAGGATTAAGTAAGGTTAGCATCAGGTCGCTGTTGTGACATTTGAGTAGAACGCGCGTAAGTGTCAGGGTTTGTAGCAGTGGTGTGGTATTTATGGCGTCTCTCAATTACAACACTCCACCACTGagttatcattattttttatttcttttgcctATAAAATCTTTAGGTTTTTTCACTCTGGATGGTCAACCTAAAACTATGAGCTGTCCTTCCACTGGTATTCGAGAAGATGAGCTCTGTCACATTGGAAACATCGCAGCCTCTGTCCCGGTGAAAGATTTCATGATACATGGAGGTATTCTCCATCACTCCATTAGGACTGTTAGAAAATGTTGTGAATTAGCCTTGTTGAGCCTTCCTGTTTCTGCGTTTTGGATCACGGCGCAGGGTTGAGTCGGATTTTGAAGGGACGCGCAGATATGGTGAGCCAGCGAGTGTGTGACTGGGCCCTCGGAGAGTACATGGCCTTCGGCTCTCTGCTCAAAGAGGGCATCCACGTGCGTCTCAGCGGACAGGATGTAGAGAGGGGGACGTTCAGGTAACAACAAAACAGCATGTTTAATGGTAAATATTGAGTGACATGGTTTATTTGCTCAACACTGACAGTACTAGCTTGGTAAAAACCAGTGTCTTGTTCTGCACTTCACTTTGAGGGTCTGGACTCTCGgctgttgagaaacgattgTTTCCTGAAAGCGTGGACTCTCACaaggttttaaatgttaccCAATCACTAACGTCTGGCCATGACCTGTATCATGAGACAGTTTGATGCTATGAAGCTTATTGGAAGTTATCagcgctgtaaacaaccatcctccgtTGTGAAGAGAGAAGTGTCAAGCTGAATGAGGCgtctgttaatgttaattcaatatttggccAACACAAATGTCTTCGTTCAGTTCCTCTGCTTCCATCGCTAAAACTActggcagactacaattctaagaCAGCGCGGAAAATCAATGTCACGCTTCACAATTCCTCCTTCTCTTCGCTGATTGTGGAAATCACCAGAGGGAATCCAAGTGAATGGGAGGAAGCCCAGACTGAGCTGTGAAGAGAGATTAAAATCAAATGGAATTAGACAAGAATGCAATGGCCAGACTAATGCAATATAGTATTATCCTCagggaaaagcagaaaatgatgTTATTggtaaaagttaaatgttttactgctgGTTGTAGATGAACTACTCTGATTAAATGTAACTGGGTTTGATTTGTACAAAATATACACACTGATTAAATTGGTTGGAGGTGGATTTTGTTTTGGCCACAAATGTTACATCACAATATATCCCTCTAATTAGATTACATAGTTTTATGTGAAAATCTGATTCTTTGGCCAGCAATCAAATTCAGGACTTCATAAAATGCTAATCAGTGAAAATATGCTAAATACACACAGTGGCACACAGGACTGTAAAGATGCAAAAAGCTAATAGTATGTTTTATatattctttcaaaaaaaaagttggatgCAGATTCTCATTCTTCAACTAAAACATATTGTTTCATATCTTTGGCCACAATgtcctgttaaaaaaataaatcaaatcgtTTTTACTCTTTTTCACAGCCATCGACATCACGTTCTCCACGACCAGAACGTTGATAAGAGGATCTGCATCCCGATGAACTCCATCTCCCCTGATCAGGCTCCTTACACCGTGTGCAACAGCTCCCTGTCTGAGTACGGAGTCCTGGGTGAGTGGCACACCGACCGGCAGCGCCATGAAAAGTCACAATTCACACATTTGACTCTTTGactcttttattttgaacatgacagaagtataaaatcacacacatgaacaaggaatgcaaaggACACTTATTTTTGTACAGTAAATCTTAACATTCTCGAAAAGGAGTAGGATGAAGtaagaaacttatgaactccTACCCCATAATAAACTCCTTTCACATTAAACATGATTCCCTTCAGTCATACGGTGCCGTTTGTTTTTATCCCGTCTGTGCAGGTTTTGAGCTCGGCTTCGCCATGGCCAGTCCCAAAGCTCTGGTTCTGTGGGAGGCCCAGTTTGGAGACTTCCACAACATGGCTCAGTGCATCATCGACCAGTTCATCAGCTCCGGACAGGCCAAGTGGGTCAGACAGAACGGCATAGTGCTGCTTCTTCCCCACGGCATGGAGGGCATGGTAGGAACAAACGCACACCGCCTGAGAACATTCTGGGTTTTTCTTCTTCGcttgtatccatccatccattttctgttcaccctttgtccctaatggggtcgggagggttgctggtgcctatctccagctacgttccaggcgggaggcggggtacaccctggacaggtcgccagtctgtcgcagggcaacacaaagacatacaggacaaacaaccattcacacacacacacacccctagggagaatttagatagaccaattaacctaacagtcatgtttttggactgtgggaggaagccggagtacccggagagaacccacgcatgcacagggagaacatgcaaactccatgcagaaagaccccggccgggaatcgaacccaggaccttcttgctgcaaggcaacagtgctaccaactgcgccactgtgcagccttcTTCGCTTGTatattcagttcaattcaaagaTGCTTTCtcaatcccaaagggaaattaaataaataaggcGTCTTCGTTTTATTCCGCAGACACAATGTTTCTGCATTCTACTCTTTGTGTCTCTTGCCCACATCCAGGGTCCAGAGCATTCATCCGCCCGTCCTGAGAGGTTCCTACAGATGTGCAATGACGACCCAGATGTTTTTCCTGTAAGTTTGTGTCCCTATATAAGAACACTAAATACTGGATATGTTGACATAatctaatgttttaatttgttgtaaAGTCATGTCAACTATTGTCTGCGTAAATTAAGCcgagatcttttttttttttttttttttttttttcttttctccgaagcgtttttgcggcgctagtggctcgtatttttttccacagtaggcagacaggaaggagggtgaggagaggggggaagacatgcggcaaaggtcgtcaggaccgggagtcgaacccgcgacgtccgcgtcgaggactaaggcctccaaacgtggggcgtgctaaccccctgcgccaccacagcacgccccaattAAGCCGAGATCTGACATCAACATtagaaactgttgtttttttacaacgGTGAAAtcaggtttttattattttgaaacgtattaattttttttatttatcagaaagTCACAGGAGACTTTGCGGTGCATCAGCTTTATGACTGTAACTGGATCGTGGTCAACTGCTCCACTCCTGCAAACTACTTCCATGTCCTGCGCAGGCAGATCCTGCTGCCCTTCAGGAAGCCTGTGAGCGACTCCCACCATGAAGCTGCTCAGAGTTCAAACCGATGCAGTTCCTAAAGCTCAACATGTTCTActtcttctctctgcttttcaaacaaCAGCTCATCGTGTTTACCCCAAAGTCGCTGTTGCGTCACCCGGAGGCCAAATCGAGCTTCGACAACATGCTGCCTGGTaagaactgataaaaaaaaaaaaaaacatccaggaaATTAtgccaataaaataaagtcttgGTTTTAGATTATGCTATATTTTCTCCCACCAGGTACCCACTTCCAGCGCCTCATCCCGGATGAGGGGCCCGCAGCTGTTGGCCCCCAGAACGTGAGGAGGGTCGTTTTCTGCACAGGCAAGATTTACTACGACCTCATCAGAGAACGTAAGAGCAGAGGCCTGGAGGATGCTGTCGCTGTCGTCCGCATCGAGCAGGTGATTGATTCCGCCTTTGCTTCACCCAACTGACTTCATCTCCAGGCCTGGATCAACGCCGCAGCAGATTTAAAGTCGTGTTTGTGTGATGTTCGCAGCTGTCTCCGTTCCCCTTCGACCTGGTGAAAGCCGAGGCCGATCGGTTCCAGAACGCCGATCTGGTTTGGTGTCAGGAGGAGCATAAGAACCAGGGTTACTACGACTACGTCAAGCCCCGCCTCCGTACGACAATAAACCGCAAGCGCCCCATGTGGTCAGTTTAACAGAATATAAGGTGACCTGGTGTGAAGCAGTCCACACCAAACCAATGCAAGAATGGTAGAAGTAATGAGATGCAAGATGCAGTGCTCAGCAATAACATCAGGGGTATTTCTAACATGAAGTAGTGCATGactgtgaaatggaaggaaatgCATGGctatcaatgttttattttttacaaatgggaatctgaaaagtgtggcatcatttccttttttctttttttctgaaccactacataaaatgtaaaagtcaCATAATGAGGAAATAGCACACAGGTGTACCACTGTGTCTCAGTGTGgatgctgctgctctgtgtaGGCCTCAGAGGATTGTtggtgaaaaaacagaaaaggtgcaaaaaaaaaattattctaaataGAATTGGAATTTCAAGTCCTGGGAATCCTGAATCCACTGAAAATGCTCcaaaatccattttaaaatgcCGCTCCTGTTTGAGAGcataagaaaaatacagaaaatattttacagcacTCTTTCGGACACTCAAAGATGCATTACGCAGTACTTTTGAAAGACTCCACATGGAAATCCACAGTGGTCAAAATTAGTTGTGGGGTTGTGATGTGATTCGTTGTAGTGAAACAGACTTCTTTCataatctcataattatgattTTCATCCATCGTTTAACGTCAGGATTGACCACTTCTGgtttcttctggtgcagaattctGACGCACGCGTCACGTCGACGAGGTGAACGTCAGATCAAATGCGACATGACCTTTTAGGCTGTTTGAAAACAATCCGATACGCATCTGAGTTAGAACCACTTCTGGAAGTATCCTGGAGCCGCCTCATTAACCATGTTGGACTGATCGAGTCAAGGTCGACGTAAACGAAACCCTTGAGTTTCTGTTTTGACGTTAGtgcctgtgtgtttgtgcaggtATGCTGGCCGTGAGCCCGCCGCAGCTCCAGCCACTggaaacaaacacactcacCTGACGGAGCTCCAGCGTTTACTGGACACAGCCTTCGATCTGGAAACTTCCCCAGGGAAACTGTAACGGCCCCAGAACGCCACAGCCCAGACCGGACTGTTTTCACTGTTACCATGAAGACTGTGTTCACAGTGAGACACGATGCCGAAGGAAAACTACAGAACCGctgattcattcatttattgattttggtgAAATATCTGCAGAATAACAATAATCAgttaaagaatatttaactattaaaagGAAGGTTGTGGGAAAATCTAAAACTCAGAAACTCAGAAAAGCAAACAGCCAGATTGGTGACATGGTAAAAACTTTCATTTGTGTGGCTCTCTGTCAGTACTGTTTGCCTCCCGACcagcaaaaatatgaattattgttttttgggaATTTGACTGAGAAAAATCAGatagaaaaggtttttttttagaagttttagAGATGCTGGACAGAGAGAACTGATTTATACTCAATAACTTTGAAAAATTGCCAACTAAGCATTTAAGGGACAGCATTATGCAAAGTGATGTAGTCTcagaaaaagcagcagcttttaaagagacagaggcccaactTCGAGGTGTTGCATTACAAAGTGaaattttttattgtcatatttgatatcacatttttataaccactgaaggtaacatagttacctGATTGCGCTATAAAATGACCCTATTTGCCTGGAAGATTTATAACACCGACCCTTTAACTGGATTTTGGAATCAAGATTACAGGATTTAAACTTTTACTGTTTCAAAGCCACAAAGCAACTTATAGTCTTTTAATGAAATATCAAAGTGTTGGAATGACTGGTATTCAACTGTACTTCCCCCTCCCTCACCTGTTGCTGTGctgtcagtgtttttgttttcctcttacTGAGTAAAAGCTGTTTAAAGTTCACCTTGCAAACTCCACATCTATGCAGTAGCCAGCTACATGTTAGCAAGCTAACATCTCCTCAGCAGGCTCCAGAATGGCAAAGAAATGATGACATTTTGCACAATAAGttcacttatttaaaaaaaaaaaaaactaaaactgccactttttcattttccagtttGTCTTCAGCTAATCTGTTCATGTGCTTTAAAGAAGCTGTTAAAATGATCTGCTCATGTCAACAGCAAAGGTTGAATTTCATCTCACCACTTGTGAGAACAGTACGACTGAACCCTTAAAGTTCTAAATATCTGGTTTAGCTTAAAGAAACCCATACATGGTTTATCTGTGTCATGgatcaaaatattaaatacatgtTCTAGGTAACactattaattaatatttatatatcatTTTAACAGAAGAGgatattttgttgctgttttgttatGGATAAAAGCAGTCagatcatttttttcccatttttatttgtaaaatgtttttggttaatATCATCAAACGTTGATGGGAAGATCTACAGCTGCTCCATGCGTACAGCTGACTATGAGGTGAGGGTTTCTGGATAGAAATGCATCAGCGATTGTTTGACACATTGAGCCAATAAAGCAgaagaatttttgttttaaaaaaaaaaagttttattagaAGTTCAACATCTCAAGCGGCCTCTGAGTTACAAAGTCAAGCTTAGGAGCTGAAGACGCTTCTGCAAATCTAACAGATCTGTCACATGTATAGATCattgatacttttttttcctccagtccAAAACATCACTCTTTAAGGTCTGCTTGTACCACATTACAGCCTGTCTCTATGGAAACGTCACAGAATTGATGCAGATATGTCAGTAAACACACAACCTCTGAATTAaagcatgtatttattttcGTTTGGTGCTgcctgttttaatgttttgaaccAAAATAAAGGATTTCTATCAGTGCTGTTGAGCAATAACtatatgtttaattatttcactGAGAAAGCCAAACTAATGTACTGTAAACGAAAGCTGTAGTGTAATCCAGACAGCGAGTAGAATTAGAGAAAACTCATtagaacacaaaaaaaatgattcTAGTTCGGCTCATTCTGCAAATTCTCAAATCCAGAAATATCTGTATATGATAAGATAATACTACAGAACCCTCACTGTTTAACACAAATAGAACTAAAAACTAAGCTCCATGTATCAGGAGCAAACATTCAGTGACGGGATGTTTGGCTCTGGCAGCTTCTAAGAACCGTGAATGTAATTTGATTGGTTAATCATTCTAGTCTGGCTTAACGCTCTGATGCGTTACCGTTTGTTCTCGATCACAGtgtcaaaatgtgcaaaaagcgTATTTCAGAAgtattgttttcttcattttataaaCTAATTCCTTCAGTTTGATGCACATAGAGCAGGCCGCCTCAGAGCTGACTCTGGGTTTTTCTCAGGTAGTCAAACAAACCTTCATGGAAATTGGGTTTGTTACGTAGAGAACAGTACTTGTCCAGATGTCTGTACAGCTGGCctgaaaagaaacagaacatgaagtagattaaaaaaagattaattctGCCAGTACTATTTACTTTACTGTTCTTAAAGCAAATAGTAAACTGCGCAAAGAAGCAGCTCAACATTTACATCAAATCCCATCAAAAATAAAGCTGCTTATGATTCAATTGTGAATCTGACTATTCTCTAATTTTCCAGGAGGAACTTGACCCAAACTATTTGCATAATTGGTTTATATTGTTATACTATTGACCAGAATAACAGAATTAAAGTGGTCCCGATTTAAATCAGGAttatttttggtagaaagaaattatatttctacatgACAAATAATTTACTGAAAAGTGCGCAAGAGAAGAGCAACCGTGACACGAACACTACTGATTCTGAGAGgctgaaacatttttctaaaggtttgtgtttaaaaataattttaaataattttattcagccaagaagtttgtttcttaAGGAAATGAAACATGAATCTTTCCTGACACTACAGCAATCAAACATCAAACTTCTCTTGTACTCACTGTTcaactttttgcatgtttctactGTCACTTTAGCTCTTTGAAGCTTTGCTAACaacatcagaaacaaaaactccTGGTAAAACTAAGATTAATTTCAACCTAAATTTGccagtgtgaataattttggtctTAGCTGTATCAGTGTAAAAACCTTCCTGTTTTTTGCAACTGATGACCTATTATTTAAGAAGCTATTCAGACaataaaacacaccaacagTAAAGAATTTCAGCTTATTATAGTATCTTTTTTCAGGGAATAAAAGGATTACTTGTgggaatatttcattttaagttcTCGtcataaattttttatttgtatgtttgtcCACCAGAGGGCGGCGTTGTTCCCAATTCTGACGGTGATACAAAATGTCAGACTATCTACTGTTTTACTACGGTAATGAACCTGACACAGCGAATGATATGATTAGCGTGTTTTGCTACTGAAGTTTGGGAATGACgtgtttttatagcttttttttaaatgatcaaaatgttatttttccatttcaagcTTAactagtttcttttttaaggttttattggctctagtggcctttatttgatagtgaattgacgggaatgtgggtaatgagagaaggacatgtggcaaaggtcaccaggccgggaatcaaacctgtgACGGCCGCGTTGATGACTagggcc contains:
- the ogdhb gene encoding 2-oxoglutarate dehydrogenase, mitochondrial isoform X1, giving the protein MHRLRTTVARLGPLAAAQTAQSAPQSRLLALEGGARTFQPVRSLSASVAAEPFLNGTSSNYVEEMYFTWLEDPRNVHKSWDIFFRNANAGAPPGAAYQSPPPLSGLSDGTTGLRMLVGAQPNVEKLVKDHLAVQSLIRAYQVRGHHIAKLDPLGISCVDFDDAPCTVGFQNVGLYGLTEGDLDKVFRLPASTFIGGNASALPLREIIRRLEMAYCQHIGVEFMFINDVEQCQWIRQKFETPGIMQFSLEEKRTLLGRMIRSTRFEEFLQRKWSSEKRFGLEGCESLIPALKTIIDRSSQCGVESVILGMPHRGRLNVLANVIRKDLDQIFCQFDSKLEAADEGSGDVKYHLGMYHRRMNRVSDRYITLSLMANPSHLEAVDPVVQGKTKAEQFYSGDTEGKRVMSILLHGDAAFAGQGIVYETFHLSDLPSYTTHGTIHVVVNNQIGFTTDPRMARSSPYPTDVARVVNAPIFHVNADDPEAVMFVCNVAAEWRNTFHKDVVVDLVSYRRNGHNEMDEPMFTQPLMYKQIKKQKGVLQTFVEKLVAEGVVTTQHYEEEVARYDKICEDAFAHSKDEKILHTKHWLDSPWPGFFTLDGQPKTMSCPSTGIREDELCHIGNIAASVPVKDFMIHGGLSRILKGRADMVSQRVCDWALGEYMAFGSLLKEGIHVRLSGQDVERGTFSHRHHVLHDQNVDKRICIPMNSISPDQAPYTVCNSSLSEYGVLGFELGFAMASPKALVLWEAQFGDFHNMAQCIIDQFISSGQAKWVRQNGIVLLLPHGMEGMGPEHSSARPERFLQMCNDDPDVFPKVTGDFAVHQLYDCNWIVVNCSTPANYFHVLRRQILLPFRKPLIVFTPKSLLRHPEAKSSFDNMLPGTHFQRLIPDEGPAAVGPQNVRRVVFCTGKIYYDLIRERKSRGLEDAVAVVRIEQLSPFPFDLVKAEADRFQNADLVWCQEEHKNQGYYDYVKPRLRTTINRKRPMWYAGREPAAAPATGNKHTHLTELQRLLDTAFDLETSPGKL
- the ogdhb gene encoding 2-oxoglutarate dehydrogenase, mitochondrial isoform X2; its protein translation is MHRLRTTVARLGPLAAAQTAQSAPQSRLLALEGGARTFQPVRSLSASVAAEPFLNGTSSNYVEEMYFTWLEDPRNVHKSWDIFFRNANAGAPPGAAYQSPPPLSGLSDGTTGLRMLVGAQPNVEKLVKDHLAVQSLIRAYQVRGHHIAKLDPLGISCVDFDDAPCTVGFQNVGLYGLTEGDLDKVFRLPASTFIGGNASALPLREIIRRLEMAYCQHIGVEFMFINDVEQCQWIRQKFETPGIMQFSLEEKRTLLGRMIRSTRFEEFLQRKWSSEKRFGLEGCESLIPALKTIIDRSSQCGVESVILGMPHRGRLNVLANVIRKDLDQIFCQFDSKLEAADEGSGDVKYHLGMYHRRMNRVSDRYITLSLMANPSHLEAVDPVVQGKTKAEQFYSGDTEGKRVMSILLHGDAAFAGQGIVYETFHLSDLPSYTTHGTIHVVVNNQIGFTTDPRMARSSPYPTDVARVVNAPIFHVNADDPEAVMFVCNVAAEWRNTFHKDVVVDLVSYRRNGHNEMDEPMFTQPLMYKQIKKQKGVLQTFVEKLVAEGVVTTQHYEEEVARYDKICEDAFAHSKDEKILHTKHWLDSPWPETKSDSTAVGITSSFRHAVVSGSSSA